A genome region from Deltaproteobacteria bacterium includes the following:
- the hisI gene encoding phosphoribosyl-AMP cyclohydrolase: MIEPDFKKGNGLVPVVVQDDETGDVLMLAYMNREAWLKTLESGKATFWSRSRNSLWLKGETSGHVQIVKSVYIDCDDDTILLRVNQIGGAACHTGYRSCFYRRIVGGDMEIIGEPVFDPGDVYK; this comes from the coding sequence ATGATTGAGCCTGATTTTAAAAAAGGAAACGGGCTGGTGCCTGTAGTTGTCCAGGATGATGAAACAGGCGACGTGCTGATGCTTGCCTATATGAACCGGGAAGCCTGGCTTAAAACCTTGGAGTCGGGAAAAGCGACCTTCTGGAGCCGGTCCCGAAATTCCTTGTGGCTAAAGGGAGAAACATCGGGTCATGTCCAGATTGTCAAATCCGTCTATATTGATTGTGACGATGACACGATTCTTCTTCGCGTGAATCAGATCGGTGGGGCTGCCTGCCATACCGGTTATCGTTCCTGCTTTTACCGGAGGATAGTCGGCGGCGATATGGAAATCATCGGGGAACCTGTCTTTGACCCGGGAGATGTATACAAATGA
- a CDS encoding ATP phosphoribosyltransferase encodes MNNHVLRIGLPKGSLEQNTIDLFKRAGWHISYDSRSYFPDIDDDEMNCTLVRAQEMSRYVEDGNIDLGLTGRDWILENESDVVLVQDLIYSKVSARPARWVLVVRQDSPIRTLEDMQGKRISTELVNFTKKYFSERKIDVHVEFSWGATEAKVVEGLVDAIVEVTETGSTIRANKLRIVQEMMTTNTQLIANHTAWNDPWKRQKIEQIRSLLNGSLQAMGKVGVKMNVEKENLGRVILLLPSLKAPTISGLYSEEWYAVETIVDQNVVRDLIPLLQEAGAEGIIEYPLNKVI; translated from the coding sequence ATGAATAATCATGTACTAAGGATTGGTCTTCCCAAGGGAAGTTTGGAGCAAAATACGATCGACCTCTTCAAAAGGGCAGGTTGGCATATTTCTTACGACAGTCGGAGTTATTTCCCCGATATTGACGACGATGAAATGAATTGTACTCTGGTGAGGGCTCAAGAGATGTCCCGTTACGTCGAGGACGGAAATATTGATCTGGGGTTGACGGGGCGTGATTGGATTCTGGAGAATGAGTCGGATGTGGTTCTGGTGCAGGATCTGATTTATTCCAAAGTATCGGCCCGGCCGGCTCGGTGGGTGCTGGTGGTACGCCAGGATTCACCGATTCGTACGCTGGAGGACATGCAGGGTAAGCGCATATCGACTGAACTGGTCAATTTCACGAAAAAATATTTTTCCGAGCGGAAGATTGATGTTCATGTTGAATTTTCCTGGGGTGCGACGGAAGCAAAGGTCGTGGAGGGACTTGTTGACGCCATCGTGGAAGTGACGGAAACGGGTTCAACGATCCGGGCCAATAAGTTACGTATCGTTCAGGAGATGATGACGACCAATACCCAGCTGATTGCGAACCATACTGCCTGGAACGATCCCTGGAAACGACAAAAAATTGAGCAGATTCGATCTCTTTTGAACGGATCCTTGCAGGCCATGGGAAAAGTTGGGGTGAAGATGAACGTGGAGAAAGAAAATCTGGGCAGGGTCATTCTGTTGCTGCCGTCATTAAAGGCCCCGACCATTTCCGGTCTCTATTCGGAGGAATGGTATGCTGTGGAAACGATCGTTGATCAGAATGTGGTCAGAGATTTGATTCCCCTTCTACAGGAAGCTGGCGCGGAAGGAATCATTGAATATCCTCTGAACAAAGTCATCTAG